One segment of Streptomyces sp. NBC_01463 DNA contains the following:
- a CDS encoding CoA ester lyase, translating to MTTPVNRLRPRRSCLAVPGSNPRFLEKAQGLPADQVFLDLEDACAPLAKEGARHHIVDALNNGDWTGKTRVVRVNDWTTHWTYRDVITVVEGAGPNLDCIMLPKVQDAQQVVALDLLLTQIEKTMGFEVGKIGIEAQIENAKGLVNIDDIAAASPRLETLIFGPADFMASINMKTLVVGQQPPGYGADAYHYILMRILMAARTHDLQAIDGPFLQIRDVDAYREVAGRAAALGFDGKWVLHPGQVDAANEVFSPSQEDYDHAELILDAYDWCTSEEGGKKGSAMLGDEMIDEASRKMALVIAGKGRAAGMQRTSKFEAPEA from the coding sequence ATGACCACGCCCGTGAACCGCCTGCGTCCCCGTCGCTCCTGTCTGGCTGTGCCCGGGTCCAACCCGCGGTTCCTGGAGAAGGCCCAGGGCCTCCCGGCCGACCAGGTCTTCCTCGACCTGGAGGACGCCTGCGCGCCGCTCGCCAAGGAGGGCGCCCGGCACCACATCGTCGACGCGCTGAACAACGGCGACTGGACGGGCAAGACCCGGGTCGTGCGGGTCAACGACTGGACGACGCACTGGACGTACCGCGACGTCATCACGGTCGTCGAGGGCGCGGGGCCCAACCTCGACTGCATCATGCTGCCGAAGGTCCAGGACGCCCAGCAGGTCGTCGCGCTGGACCTGCTGCTCACCCAGATCGAGAAGACGATGGGCTTCGAGGTCGGGAAGATCGGCATCGAGGCGCAGATCGAGAACGCCAAGGGCCTCGTCAACATCGACGACATCGCGGCCGCCTCGCCGCGCCTGGAGACCCTGATCTTCGGCCCGGCCGACTTCATGGCCTCGATCAACATGAAGACCCTGGTCGTCGGCCAGCAGCCGCCCGGCTACGGCGCGGACGCGTACCACTACATCCTGATGCGCATCCTGATGGCGGCCCGTACGCACGACCTCCAGGCGATCGACGGACCGTTCCTCCAGATCCGCGACGTGGACGCGTACCGCGAGGTCGCCGGCCGTGCCGCGGCGCTCGGCTTCGACGGCAAGTGGGTGCTGCACCCCGGTCAGGTCGACGCGGCCAACGAGGTGTTCTCGCCCTCGCAGGAGGACTACGACCACGCCGAACTCATCCTCGACGCGTACGACTGGTGCACCTCCGAGGAGGGCGGCAAGAAGGGCTCCGCGATGCTCGGCGACGAGATGATCGACGAGGCCAGCCGCAAGATGGCCCTGGTCATCGCGGGCAAGGGGCGCGCGGCCGGCATGCAGCGCACCTCCAAGTTCGAAGCCCCGGAGGCCTGA
- a CDS encoding MaoC family dehydratase: MQFGRTYEEFEIGAVYKHWPGKTVTEYDDHLFCLLTMNHHPLHMDSNYAEKTTDFGKNVVVGNYIYSLLLGMSVPDVSGKAIANLEVESLKHVAPTFHGDTVYGETTVLDKTPSKSKSDRGIVYVETKGYKQDGTLICVFRRKVMVPTETYIKQRGGEQPGRPELKQPSQKNVEK; encoded by the coding sequence ATGCAGTTCGGACGCACGTACGAGGAATTCGAGATCGGTGCCGTCTACAAGCACTGGCCCGGGAAGACCGTCACCGAATACGACGACCACCTCTTCTGCCTGCTGACCATGAATCATCACCCGCTGCACATGGACAGCAACTACGCGGAGAAGACGACCGACTTCGGCAAGAACGTCGTCGTCGGCAACTACATCTACTCGCTGCTGCTCGGGATGTCGGTGCCGGACGTCTCCGGAAAGGCGATCGCCAACCTGGAGGTCGAGTCGCTGAAGCACGTGGCGCCGACCTTCCACGGCGACACCGTCTACGGCGAGACGACCGTTCTGGACAAGACCCCGTCAAAGTCCAAGAGCGACCGCGGAATCGTTTATGTGGAGACCAAGGGTTACAAGCAGGACGGCACGCTGATCTGCGTGTTCCGCCGCAAGGTCATGGTCCCCACGGAGACGTACATCAAGCAGCGCGGCGGCGAGCAGCCCGGCCGCCCGGAGCTGAAGCAGCCTTCGCAGAAGAACGTGGAGAAGTAG
- a CDS encoding acyl-CoA dehydrogenase family protein, whose translation MTRLAQTAGLNDVQQEILSTVRDFVDKEIIPVATQLEHRDEYPAEIVEGLKELGLFGLMIPEEYGGLGESLLTYALCVEEIARGWMSVSGIINTHFIVAYMLKQHGTQEQKDTFLPRMALGEVRGAFSMSEPALGSDVAAITSKGVKDGDEYVLNGQKMWLTNGGTSTLVAVLCRSDEGHPEGTPPHKSMTTFLVEKEPGFGEVRPGLTIPGKIDKMGYKGVDTTELIMDGLRIPANRVLGGTTGRGFYQMMDGVEVGRVNVAARGCGVAQRAFELGVSYAQQRHTFGKPIAQHQAIQFKLAEMATKVEAAHAMMVNAARKKDSGERNDLEAGMAKYLASEYCKEVVEDAFRIHGGYGFSKEYEIERLYREAPMLLIGEGTAEIQKMIIGRRLLEEYRFQG comes from the coding sequence ATGACGCGACTCGCCCAGACGGCCGGACTCAACGACGTCCAGCAGGAAATCCTCTCCACGGTCCGGGATTTCGTCGACAAGGAGATCATTCCGGTCGCGACGCAGCTGGAGCACCGCGACGAGTACCCGGCGGAGATCGTCGAGGGACTCAAGGAACTCGGCCTGTTCGGGCTGATGATTCCCGAGGAGTACGGGGGCCTGGGTGAGTCGCTTCTCACATACGCGCTGTGCGTGGAGGAAATCGCCCGCGGCTGGATGAGCGTGTCGGGAATCATCAACACGCACTTCATCGTGGCGTACATGCTCAAGCAGCACGGCACGCAGGAGCAGAAGGACACCTTCCTGCCGCGGATGGCGCTGGGTGAGGTGCGCGGCGCGTTCTCGATGTCCGAGCCGGCACTGGGCTCCGACGTCGCGGCGATCACCTCCAAGGGCGTGAAGGACGGCGACGAGTACGTCCTGAACGGCCAGAAGATGTGGCTGACCAACGGTGGCACGTCCACCCTCGTCGCCGTTCTGTGCCGGAGTGACGAAGGCCACCCCGAGGGCACACCCCCGCACAAGTCGATGACGACCTTCCTGGTGGAGAAGGAGCCCGGATTCGGCGAGGTGCGGCCGGGCCTCACCATCCCCGGGAAGATCGACAAGATGGGCTACAAGGGGGTCGACACCACCGAGCTCATCATGGACGGACTGCGCATTCCGGCCAATCGTGTCCTGGGCGGCACCACGGGCCGAGGGTTTTACCAAATGATGGACGGAGTGGAGGTCGGCCGGGTAAATGTGGCTGCGCGTGGCTGCGGCGTCGCACAGCGTGCATTCGAACTGGGCGTTTCCTACGCACAGCAGCGCCACACCTTCGGAAAGCCGATCGCCCAGCACCAGGCCATCCAGTTCAAGCTGGCCGAAATGGCCACCAAGGTCGAGGCCGCCCATGCGATGATGGTAAATGCAGCGCGCAAAAAGGACTCCGGGGAACGAAACGACCTGGAGGCAGGGATGGCGAAGTACCTCGCCTCCGAGTACTGCAAGGAAGTCGTCGAGGACGCCTTCCGTATCCACGGCGGTTACGGCTTCTCCAAGGAGTACGAGATCGAGCGCCTCTACCGCGAGGCCCCGATGCTGCTGATCGGTGAAGGTACCGCCGAGATCCAGAAAATGATCATCGGGCGCCGACTGCTTGAGGAGTACCGTTTCCAGGGTTGA
- a CDS encoding phosphatidylserine decarboxylase, translating to MPDSHTSATRGGVRIARGASPWLLPTVATAALSLTRARRSGRWAAVAVPTTALAAGMLWFFRDPEREITQGRVISPADGVVQSIMPWKDGRTRVAIFMSPLNVHVNRAPLAGTVTSVEHIPGGFVPAFNKESENNERVVWHFDTELGDIEMVQIAGAVARRIVPYLPQGTKVAQGERIGLIRFGSRVDIYLPEGVDVAVEVGQATTAGVTRIDRD from the coding sequence ATGCCCGACAGCCATACCTCTGCCACACGCGGCGGGGTCCGCATCGCACGCGGAGCTTCGCCGTGGCTCCTGCCGACCGTCGCCACCGCCGCACTCAGCCTGACCCGGGCCCGCAGGTCCGGGCGCTGGGCGGCGGTAGCCGTGCCCACCACCGCGCTCGCGGCGGGCATGCTGTGGTTTTTCCGCGACCCCGAGCGCGAGATCACCCAGGGTCGCGTCATCTCACCGGCCGACGGCGTGGTGCAGAGCATCATGCCGTGGAAGGACGGGCGTACCCGCGTCGCGATCTTCATGAGCCCGCTGAACGTCCACGTGAACCGCGCCCCCCTGGCCGGCACCGTGACGTCGGTCGAGCACATCCCCGGTGGGTTCGTCCCGGCGTTCAACAAGGAGAGCGAGAACAACGAGCGCGTTGTCTGGCACTTCGACACCGAGCTCGGGGACATCGAGATGGTGCAGATCGCCGGAGCCGTCGCCCGCCGCATCGTTCCCTACCTTCCGCAGGGGACGAAGGTCGCGCAGGGCGAACGCATCGGTCTGATCCGCTTCGGCTCGCGTGTCGACATCTACCTTCCGGAAGGTGTGGACGTCGCGGTCGAGGTCGGCCAGGCCACCACCGCGGGGGTGACTCGCATTGACCGTGATTGA
- the pssA gene encoding CDP-diacylglycerol--serine O-phosphatidyltransferase: MPEAEAEDDAEDMPLSMRLSIADTLTLGNATCGFMAVYFTTTGILIPHLTGSDESGMARHSAATAVILMLMAAIFDLFDGLVARKLRSSPMGAELDNLSDLVSFGLAPAYFVLVYGMVADDAHQRVSALAAIVVLLAVVLRLARFSCVTLKDGMFQGMPSPFGALTVISIVLLELPFVPTLLAIIGVAWLMVSRVEYPKPRGVLAVAMLGWIVAAMGLLAGWAFDAPGGQLLLQTGCALQVVLGAVIPLFATARRVNSFRDNRREARAAQLP, from the coding sequence GTGCCGGAGGCCGAGGCGGAGGACGACGCCGAGGACATGCCGCTCTCCATGCGGCTGTCGATAGCGGACACCCTCACCCTCGGTAACGCCACGTGCGGATTCATGGCGGTGTACTTCACCACCACCGGAATCCTCATCCCGCACCTGACGGGCAGCGACGAGAGCGGCATGGCCCGGCACTCCGCGGCCACCGCCGTGATCCTCATGCTCATGGCCGCCATCTTCGACCTGTTCGACGGACTCGTGGCCCGCAAACTGCGCTCGTCGCCGATGGGTGCCGAGCTGGACAACCTCTCGGACCTGGTCAGCTTCGGGCTCGCCCCGGCCTACTTCGTGCTCGTCTACGGCATGGTCGCGGACGACGCACACCAGCGGGTCTCGGCGCTCGCCGCGATCGTGGTCCTGCTGGCGGTGGTCCTCAGGCTGGCGAGATTCTCCTGCGTGACCTTGAAGGACGGCATGTTCCAGGGCATGCCGAGCCCCTTCGGAGCGCTCACGGTCATCTCGATCGTGCTCCTGGAGCTGCCCTTCGTGCCGACGCTGCTCGCGATCATCGGAGTGGCGTGGCTGATGGTCAGCCGGGTCGAGTACCCCAAGCCGCGAGGTGTCCTCGCGGTGGCGATGCTCGGCTGGATCGTGGCCGCGATGGGGCTGCTGGCCGGATGGGCCTTCGACGCCCCCGGCGGTCAGCTGCTCCTCCAGACCGGCTGCGCGCTCCAGGTGGTCCTGGGAGCGGTCATCCCGCTCTTCGCGACCGCCCGCCGGGTGAACAGCTTCCGCGACAACCGGCGCGAGGCACGGGCAGCACAGCTGCCGTAG
- a CDS encoding CHAT domain-containing protein, with translation MSDWPLAIGVLSTLTMLFYFCAGDRFVAVAGGRMPWGMLGFVVSQLVEQGVWVFPGATPSWYGPSTYVAATVSGAASLLRMAPSSPQQRANPDHDPLGASEQAARGRERLREYAASDDLTVLDHAVDGLRTAVRKSLGHGSHPGYVTELVKALRMRYERLGRIQDLDEAVGAGEGADPARARRAVRARLLSQLGTALRLRYDHLGAADDLARAVAAGREAVGLVPPRSPYYPGTCGHLGASLHSDFLRTDDLDVLEEAVTQVSAAVKWADGRGYRRAADRATLCHLLVQRGQRTGGIGDLDRAVKLGREALESTEPGEALYATSLSNLGLALRTRNAMGPGASGTGPSPSTADLDEAVDLSGRALRTAPADAPEQAVFQVVAALALRDRARYDTDRDRGPDGDGRLGAALAAARAAALHTRADVPTRLRAGLLWSDIAASAGRYRDAVTAFETVIALLPRLAGRELRRADQEDRLGRHTGIAADAAACALAEGAPEQAVALLEQGRGVLLSRELDLRADIRELRARDPRLADEFEELRAALAEGHGGRPPAGAPAASPAASSAGLRSRRRAQGERWDELLREIRALDGLAEFAGPPSPQRLVAGAAEGAVVYLNVSRYRSDAVIIAPDGIRSVPLRVTPDDAGHRQRALDAALDRRRSTAEGERAAAVHEVLGWLWDAVAEPVLGALKDLHAAHGGPGLPRVWWVPTGTLALLPVHAAGHRDGSRSLLDRVISSYTPTVRSLATARAARAAPVGLPGPLAVTMSRTPDAAPLAGAEAEARMVCGLFPDTVRLTDEDATRERVLRELPHHAWAHFACHAVADRDVPSRGGLLLHDHLRSPLTVEDVSGLDLGHPELAYLSSCETARTAPRHADEAIHLATAFQLAGYRQVVATLWPVRDEVGSVFAERVYTELAGAVRSGAPVDAAAAVHRATLAVRELCPNRPQFWASYLHVGC, from the coding sequence ATGTCGGACTGGCCACTGGCGATCGGTGTGCTCTCCACACTGACGATGCTGTTCTACTTCTGCGCCGGTGACCGGTTCGTCGCCGTCGCGGGCGGCCGGATGCCCTGGGGCATGCTGGGGTTCGTCGTCTCGCAGCTGGTGGAGCAGGGCGTGTGGGTCTTCCCCGGCGCCACCCCCTCCTGGTACGGACCGTCGACCTATGTGGCGGCGACGGTGTCCGGCGCGGCCTCCCTGCTGCGCATGGCCCCCAGCAGTCCCCAGCAGCGGGCCAACCCGGACCACGACCCGCTGGGGGCGTCCGAACAGGCGGCCCGGGGCCGGGAGCGGCTGCGGGAGTACGCCGCGTCCGACGACCTGACCGTCCTGGACCACGCAGTCGACGGTCTGCGCACCGCCGTCCGCAAGAGCCTGGGACACGGCTCCCACCCCGGTTACGTCACCGAGCTCGTCAAGGCCCTGCGGATGCGCTACGAACGGCTCGGCCGGATCCAGGACCTCGACGAGGCCGTCGGCGCCGGCGAGGGGGCCGATCCGGCCAGGGCGCGACGGGCGGTCCGGGCCCGGCTGCTCTCCCAGCTCGGTACCGCTCTGCGGCTGCGCTACGACCACCTCGGCGCGGCGGACGATCTGGCCCGGGCCGTCGCCGCCGGCCGGGAGGCCGTCGGGCTGGTCCCGCCGCGCAGCCCGTACTACCCCGGCACCTGCGGCCACCTCGGCGCCTCGCTGCACAGCGACTTCCTGCGCACCGATGACCTCGACGTCCTGGAGGAGGCCGTGACCCAGGTGTCGGCGGCGGTGAAGTGGGCCGACGGGCGCGGCTACCGGCGCGCGGCGGACCGGGCCACGCTGTGCCATCTCCTGGTGCAGCGGGGGCAGCGGACCGGCGGCATCGGCGACCTCGACCGGGCCGTGAAGCTGGGACGGGAGGCGCTGGAGAGCACCGAGCCGGGCGAGGCGCTGTACGCGACGTCCCTGAGTAATCTCGGCCTGGCACTCCGCACCCGCAACGCCATGGGGCCGGGCGCGTCCGGCACCGGTCCTTCGCCGTCCACGGCCGATCTGGACGAGGCGGTCGACCTGAGCGGCCGCGCTCTGCGCACGGCCCCGGCGGACGCCCCCGAGCAGGCGGTGTTCCAGGTCGTCGCGGCCCTGGCCCTGCGGGACCGTGCCCGGTACGACACGGACCGGGACCGCGGGCCCGACGGGGACGGAAGGCTGGGCGCGGCCCTCGCCGCGGCGCGGGCGGCGGCACTGCACACGCGGGCGGACGTGCCGACGCGGCTGCGGGCCGGGCTGCTGTGGAGCGACATCGCGGCCTCGGCGGGCCGGTACCGGGACGCGGTGACGGCGTTCGAGACCGTGATCGCGCTGCTGCCGCGGCTGGCCGGCCGGGAGCTGCGCCGCGCCGACCAGGAGGACCGGCTCGGCCGCCACACCGGCATCGCGGCGGACGCCGCGGCGTGTGCCCTCGCCGAGGGCGCACCGGAGCAGGCGGTCGCGCTGCTCGAACAGGGGCGCGGCGTGCTGCTGTCGCGGGAACTGGATCTGCGGGCCGACATCCGGGAGCTGCGGGCCCGCGATCCCCGGCTGGCGGACGAGTTCGAGGAGCTGCGGGCGGCACTGGCCGAGGGGCACGGCGGGCGGCCGCCGGCCGGCGCACCCGCCGCGTCCCCGGCCGCGTCCTCCGCCGGTCTCCGCTCCCGGCGCCGTGCGCAGGGCGAGCGCTGGGACGAGCTGCTGCGGGAGATCCGTGCGCTCGACGGGCTCGCGGAGTTCGCGGGGCCGCCCTCCCCGCAGCGGCTGGTCGCCGGGGCCGCGGAGGGGGCCGTCGTCTATCTGAACGTGAGCCGGTACCGCTCCGACGCCGTGATCATCGCGCCCGACGGCATCCGGTCCGTCCCCCTGCGGGTCACCCCGGACGACGCGGGGCACCGGCAGCGGGCCCTGGACGCCGCGCTGGACCGCCGGCGCTCCACCGCCGAGGGGGAGAGGGCCGCGGCCGTGCACGAGGTGCTGGGCTGGCTGTGGGACGCCGTGGCCGAGCCGGTGCTCGGTGCGCTGAAAGACCTGCACGCCGCGCACGGCGGGCCGGGGCTGCCCCGGGTGTGGTGGGTGCCGACCGGCACCCTCGCGCTGCTGCCGGTGCACGCGGCGGGGCATCGCGACGGCTCGCGCTCCCTGCTGGACCGGGTGATCTCGTCCTACACCCCGACGGTACGGTCGCTGGCCACGGCCCGCGCCGCGCGCGCCGCCCCCGTCGGCCTCCCGGGGCCCCTCGCCGTCACGATGTCCCGCACTCCGGACGCCGCGCCGCTGGCCGGCGCCGAGGCGGAGGCGCGCATGGTGTGCGGCCTCTTCCCGGACACCGTGCGGCTCACCGACGAGGACGCGACGCGGGAGCGGGTACTGCGGGAACTCCCGCACCACGCCTGGGCCCATTTCGCCTGTCACGCGGTGGCCGACCGCGACGTCCCCTCGCGCGGCGGGCTGCTCCTCCACGACCACCTGCGGAGTCCGCTGACCGTCGAGGACGTGTCGGGGCTCGACCTGGGACATCCCGAGCTCGCGTATCTGTCCTCGTGCGAGACGGCACGCACAGCACCCCGGCATGCGGACGAGGCGATCCACCTGGCCACGGCGTTCCAGCTGGCGGGCTACCGCCAGGTCGTCGCCACGCTCTGGCCGGTCCGGGACGAGGTCGGCTCGGTCTTCGCCGAACGGGTCTACACGGAACTCGCGGGCGCGGTACGCTCCGGCGCCCCGGTCGACGCGGCGGCCGCCGTGCACCGCGCGACCCTGGCGGTCCGCGAACTGTGCCCGAACCGTCCGCAGTTCTGGGCCAGCTATCTGCACGTGGGGTGCTGA
- a CDS encoding DUF6338 family protein: protein MGQSPSTVLQVMLLVLVVLPGVTYQFLRERLRGPVPGERDLGERVLRAVAASVVLDTLYLVAAGPQLVRFARHSGAGGWEAVARQPRPAGLLGLALFVVVPAAAAGGVTWWQRRLRPARYGSTPTAWDHLFRDAGPCFVRMRMRDGAWVGGWYGNSSYATSYPQPPEIHLESAWLMRADGSFVRPVRDSAGLHIRAADTDVLELLHRPAAAPPPGTTTTAVPAVRSGEEPT, encoded by the coding sequence ATGGGACAGTCCCCCTCCACCGTGCTCCAGGTCATGCTGCTGGTGCTCGTCGTCCTGCCGGGCGTCACCTACCAGTTTCTCCGCGAGCGCCTTCGCGGCCCGGTCCCGGGCGAACGGGACCTGGGGGAGCGGGTGCTGCGGGCCGTGGCGGCCTCCGTCGTCCTCGACACCCTGTATCTGGTCGCGGCGGGGCCGCAGCTGGTCCGGTTCGCCCGGCACTCCGGCGCGGGCGGCTGGGAGGCCGTCGCCCGGCAGCCCCGGCCGGCCGGACTGCTCGGACTCGCCCTGTTCGTCGTCGTACCGGCCGCCGCGGCCGGGGGCGTCACCTGGTGGCAGCGCCGTCTGCGGCCCGCGCGCTACGGCTCGACGCCCACCGCGTGGGACCACCTGTTCCGCGACGCGGGACCCTGCTTCGTCCGCATGCGGATGCGGGACGGGGCCTGGGTGGGCGGCTGGTACGGGAACAGCTCCTACGCCACCTCGTATCCGCAGCCCCCCGAGATCCACCTCGAATCGGCCTGGCTGATGAGGGCGGACGGCAGCTTCGTCCGGCCCGTCCGGGACAGCGCCGGTCTGCACATACGCGCGGCGGACACCGACGTACTGGAACTTCTCCACCGGCCCGCCGCCGCACCGCCGCCCGGCACCACGACGACGGCCGTCCCGGCCGTCCGATCCGGCGAGGAGCCGACATGA
- a CDS encoding bifunctional serine/threonine-protein kinase/ABC transporter substrate-binding protein, with protein MEPLRSTDPARIAGYRILGRLGAGGMGVVVLGRSPGGSLAAIKVIRAEYADDTGFRTRFRREVSIARQVSNRWAVPVVDADTEAASPWLATEFVPGPSLSEAVGAGAPLPERSVRALGAMLAEALEAVHAAGLVHRDVKPGNVLLGLDGPRLIDFGIARALDDTVLTATDAIVGSPGFLSPEQAQGRRIGPPSDIFSLGCVLVYAATGRRPFGSGPAEAMLFRSVHDPADLTGLPAGLLPLAEACLAKDPAHRPDASAIRQALAQDARGGSWLPAPVTHLIAERSARMLGLPDIEATRLDARTEDAPHTTARVPQPQPRRRFLAYAAGGVVVAAGGSVAAWLSSSGGDGSKGDGEGDGGSPAAARPELHIGLQADLTGPSAARGKGQEQGARLAVEEYNAREDAPFVLELTPVDDRGQEARATAAVRQLAADSRTIAVLGATGTSAAQEALTAYDEAGLPVISVVDGDTRHLSRIFLCARPNDAMQMLPVSQYLGAHGLDDIALVDNGTEYGRQTTRFLSEALRGNGRTVRAETVRTDARDVGAVAARIAAGRPGAVVHGGDWQDAARFARALSAAGYRGPRIATQAVHDPRFVREAKAAAEGWLVVSTSADPATVPSVRRFATAFRKRFGAAPPLFAAEAYDAVGLISACAGGLGRDRVTRQDLLPVLRTNTFKGVSRSYAFEPANGMYAGTGVFIYRVERGRFGFLGMDGRKV; from the coding sequence ATGGAACCGTTGCGCTCCACGGACCCGGCGCGTATCGCCGGGTACCGCATCCTCGGCCGGCTCGGCGCCGGCGGCATGGGTGTCGTCGTGCTCGGCCGCTCGCCGGGCGGTTCGCTGGCCGCGATCAAGGTGATCCGTGCCGAGTACGCGGACGACACCGGGTTCCGTACCCGGTTCCGCCGCGAGGTGTCCATCGCCCGGCAGGTCAGCAACCGCTGGGCGGTGCCCGTGGTCGACGCGGACACCGAGGCCGCGTCGCCCTGGCTGGCGACCGAGTTCGTGCCGGGGCCCTCGCTCAGTGAGGCGGTGGGGGCCGGGGCGCCGCTTCCGGAGCGCAGTGTGCGGGCGCTCGGCGCCATGCTGGCGGAGGCGCTGGAGGCGGTCCACGCGGCGGGGCTCGTGCACCGGGACGTCAAGCCCGGCAACGTACTGCTCGGGCTGGACGGTCCCCGGCTGATCGACTTCGGGATCGCCCGCGCCCTGGACGACACCGTGCTGACGGCGACCGACGCGATCGTCGGCTCGCCGGGCTTCCTCTCGCCCGAGCAGGCCCAGGGACGCCGGATCGGGCCGCCGAGCGACATCTTCTCGCTGGGCTGTGTGCTGGTGTACGCGGCGACCGGGCGGCGGCCGTTCGGCAGCGGTCCCGCCGAGGCGATGCTGTTCCGTTCGGTCCACGACCCGGCGGATCTGACGGGGCTGCCCGCCGGTCTGCTGCCGCTGGCCGAGGCGTGCCTGGCCAAGGACCCGGCGCACCGCCCGGACGCGTCGGCGATCCGGCAGGCGCTGGCGCAGGACGCGCGGGGCGGCAGCTGGCTGCCCGCGCCGGTCACCCATCTGATCGCCGAGCGCTCGGCGCGGATGCTGGGCCTGCCCGACATCGAGGCGACCCGGCTGGACGCCCGTACCGAGGACGCCCCGCACACCACCGCCCGGGTGCCGCAGCCGCAGCCGCGCCGGCGGTTCCTGGCGTACGCGGCCGGGGGCGTCGTCGTCGCGGCCGGCGGATCGGTCGCGGCGTGGCTCTCGTCCTCCGGCGGCGACGGCTCGAAGGGGGACGGCGAGGGAGACGGCGGGAGCCCGGCGGCGGCCCGGCCCGAGCTGCACATCGGCCTGCAGGCGGACCTCACCGGGCCGTCGGCGGCGCGCGGCAAGGGCCAGGAGCAGGGGGCGCGGCTGGCGGTCGAGGAGTACAACGCCCGCGAGGACGCGCCGTTCGTCCTGGAGCTGACGCCGGTCGACGACCGGGGGCAGGAGGCCCGGGCGACGGCGGCCGTGCGGCAACTGGCCGCCGATTCCCGGACGATCGCGGTGCTGGGGGCCACCGGGACGTCCGCGGCGCAGGAGGCGCTGACCGCGTACGACGAGGCCGGGCTGCCGGTCATCAGTGTGGTCGACGGCGACACCCGCCATCTCAGCCGGATCTTCCTCTGCGCCCGTCCCAACGACGCGATGCAGATGCTGCCGGTGTCCCAGTACCTCGGCGCGCACGGCCTGGACGACATCGCGCTGGTGGACAACGGGACGGAGTACGGCAGACAGACCACCCGGTTCCTGAGTGAGGCGTTGCGGGGCAACGGCCGTACGGTGCGCGCGGAGACGGTGCGCACGGACGCGCGGGACGTCGGCGCGGTCGCGGCGCGGATCGCGGCGGGCCGGCCCGGGGCGGTGGTGCACGGCGGTGACTGGCAGGACGCGGCACGGTTCGCGCGGGCGCTGTCGGCCGCGGGGTACCGGGGGCCCCGGATCGCCACCCAGGCGGTGCACGATCCGCGGTTCGTGCGGGAGGCCAAGGCGGCGGCAGAGGGCTGGCTGGTGGTGTCCACCTCGGCCGATCCGGCGACGGTGCCCTCGGTGCGCCGGTTCGCGACGGCGTTCCGCAAACGGTTCGGTGCGGCTCCGCCGCTGTTCGCCGCGGAGGCGTACGACGCGGTGGGGCTGATCTCCGCGTGCGCCGGAGGGCTGGGGCGGGACCGGGTGACGCGGCAGGACCTGCTGCCGGTGCTGCGGACCAACACGTTCAAGGGTGTGTCCAGGAGCTATGCCTTCGAACCGGCGAACGGGATGTACGCCGGGACGGGCGTGTTCATCTACCGGGTGGAGCGGGGCCGGTTCGGCTTTCTGGGCATGGACGGCCGGAAGGTCTGA